In Triticum aestivum cultivar Chinese Spring chromosome 5B, IWGSC CS RefSeq v2.1, whole genome shotgun sequence, the following proteins share a genomic window:
- the LOC123117254 gene encoding histone H2A produces the protein MDASATGAVSKAKKYVVGRKLGGGPRKKAVARSVKAGLQSPVGRIGRFLKKGRYAQRVGMGAPVYLASVLEYLAAELLELAGNAAKDNKKARIIPRHLLLAIRNDQELGKLLAGVTIAHGGVLPNINPVLLPKKTAETEPKSPNKAAKSPKKA, from the coding sequence ATGGACGCCTCGGCCACCGGCGCCGTCTCCAAGGCGAAGAAGTACGTGGTGGGGCGCAAGCTTGGCGGCGGCCCCAGGAAGAAGGCGGTGGCGCGCTCCGTCAAGGCCGGGCTGCAGTCCCCCGTCGGCCGCATCGGCCGCTTCCTCAAGAAGGGCCGCTACGCGCAGCGCGTCGGCATGGGCGCCCCCGTCTACCTCGCCTCCGTCCTCGAGTACCTCGCCGCCGAGCTGCTCGAGCTGGCCGGGAACGCCGCCAAGGACAACAAGAAGGCCCGCATCATCCCGCGCCACCTGCTGCTCGCCATCCGGAACGACCAGGAGCTCGGCAAGCTGCTCGCCGGCGTCACCATTGCGCACGGCGGCGTGCTGCCCAACATCAACCCCGTGCTGCTCCCCAAGAAGACGGCCGAGACGGAGCCCAAGTCGCCCAACAAGGCCGCCAAGTCCCCCAAGAAGGCTTAG